In Priestia megaterium NBRC 15308 = ATCC 14581, the following proteins share a genomic window:
- a CDS encoding GntP family permease yields MLSMIGLIGGLLLLIVLTMRGMNLFIAGPLSALVVALTSGMPLFPQLVKEGEANFVGNYMSGFTGFIASWYLMFLLGAVFGKVMEDSGAADSVSRWIVSKLGMKRAVLAIVLACAVLTYGGVSLFVVAFSVYPMALSLFKQADLPRRFIPAALAFGSVTFTMTSAGSPEIQNWIPIEYLKTSPYAGWEVSLVVAVVMAVFGYWWLKRLISKAVKNGERFISRKKDPVVTENQSLPNPLLSLLPLVVVLIISFALHKPLQQSALIVALLSGIIVTYIVNRKHFKGFWNAASEGTLGALIAIGNTAAVVGFGGVAKAVPAFGVAVDAMTHIPGSPLIGGAIAVSVIAGMTGSASGGQAIALPILAPHYLDAGVNPEALHRVVAISSGVLDSLPHNGYVVTTINSICGETHKDAYGSVAAMTVIVPLVGLVLAIILFSFGFGI; encoded by the coding sequence ATGCTTAGTATGATTGGATTAATTGGAGGATTATTGCTGCTCATTGTATTAACGATGAGAGGCATGAATTTATTTATAGCAGGTCCGCTCAGTGCTTTAGTTGTTGCGTTAACAAGCGGAATGCCTTTATTTCCACAGCTGGTGAAAGAAGGAGAAGCAAATTTTGTTGGAAATTACATGTCTGGTTTCACAGGATTTATTGCTTCTTGGTATTTAATGTTCCTATTGGGCGCCGTCTTTGGAAAAGTGATGGAAGACAGCGGGGCTGCTGATAGTGTTTCTCGCTGGATTGTCAGTAAACTAGGAATGAAAAGAGCAGTGTTGGCGATTGTACTTGCCTGTGCGGTCTTGACATACGGAGGAGTCAGTCTGTTTGTAGTAGCATTCTCTGTCTATCCAATGGCTTTAAGCTTATTCAAACAGGCCGATTTGCCGAGGCGGTTTATCCCTGCTGCTTTAGCATTCGGTTCCGTTACGTTTACGATGACCTCGGCTGGATCGCCTGAAATCCAAAACTGGATTCCAATTGAATACTTAAAGACTAGTCCGTATGCAGGATGGGAAGTTAGTTTAGTTGTAGCAGTAGTGATGGCTGTATTCGGCTACTGGTGGTTAAAGCGCTTGATTTCAAAAGCAGTTAAAAATGGAGAGCGTTTTATATCACGCAAGAAAGATCCAGTAGTAACGGAAAATCAGTCTCTTCCTAATCCTTTATTAAGTTTGCTTCCGCTTGTGGTCGTGCTCATTATTTCTTTTGCACTTCATAAGCCACTTCAGCAATCTGCGCTGATTGTCGCACTTTTAAGCGGGATCATTGTCACTTATATTGTGAACCGAAAGCATTTTAAAGGATTTTGGAATGCAGCTTCAGAAGGAACACTGGGTGCGTTAATTGCTATTGGGAATACAGCGGCTGTCGTAGGTTTTGGAGGAGTTGCTAAGGCTGTTCCCGCGTTTGGAGTGGCTGTAGATGCCATGACGCATATTCCAGGAAGTCCGTTGATTGGAGGAGCTATTGCCGTGAGTGTTATCGCAGGGATGACAGGTTCGGCTTCAGGAGGTCAGGCGATTGCTTTGCCAATTTTAGCACCTCACTATCTAGATGCTGGTGTAAATCCAGAAGCTCTCCATCGCGTAGTAGCTATTTCCTCTGGAGTATTAGATTCCTTGCCTCATAATGGTTATGTCGTAACAACAATTAATTCTATTTGCGGAGAAACTCATAAAGATGCGTATGGATCAGTTGCAGCAATGACGGTGATTGTGCCGCTTGTTGGTCTTGTACTTGCGATCATCCTGTTTTCTTTTGGATTTGGCATTTAA
- a CDS encoding MDR family MFS transporter — protein MPKSLWFLIIGMLVNVTGASFLWPLNTIYINEHLGKSLSVAGVVLMLNSAASVVGNLLGGTLFDKIGGYKSILSGIIITLIALVGLVFFHGWPTYVVLLVVVGFGSGIVFPSMYAMAGSVWPQGGRKAFNAMYVAQNAGVAIGAAVGGIVASYSFTYIFLANTILYVIFLLIAIFSYRHISVTVGQTNVLNEAGSIGHKTKLTALLILCTGYVLCWVAYVQWQTTIATHTRELNIPLSSYSLLWTINGILIVVGQPLIVPIIQKVAKTLKVQVLIGTVIFVASFVIVVNATTFPQFLTAMVVLTIGEMFVWPAIPAVASHLAPSGKEGFYQGVVNSMATAGKMIGPLFGGVIFDAFNMSTLCYLLIGLLLFSMCTTWIYDYKLKEKRQRSLTISK, from the coding sequence ATGCCCAAATCACTTTGGTTTTTGATTATTGGTATGCTTGTAAACGTAACGGGAGCTTCATTTTTATGGCCTCTCAATACAATTTATATAAATGAACATTTAGGAAAGTCGTTATCCGTCGCAGGAGTGGTTCTTATGCTGAATTCTGCGGCAAGCGTAGTAGGAAATTTGCTTGGAGGAACGCTTTTTGACAAAATCGGAGGATATAAATCCATTTTATCAGGAATTATTATTACTCTTATTGCATTAGTGGGACTCGTGTTTTTCCATGGTTGGCCTACATACGTTGTTCTCTTGGTTGTTGTAGGGTTTGGATCTGGTATTGTGTTTCCATCTATGTATGCAATGGCAGGGTCCGTTTGGCCACAAGGCGGAAGAAAAGCATTTAATGCGATGTACGTTGCTCAAAATGCAGGAGTAGCTATTGGCGCCGCGGTAGGGGGCATTGTAGCGTCTTATTCATTTACGTATATTTTCTTAGCTAATACAATTTTATACGTTATTTTTCTGCTTATTGCTATTTTTTCATATCGTCATATTTCGGTTACCGTTGGACAAACGAATGTCCTTAATGAAGCAGGGAGCATTGGGCATAAAACGAAGCTGACTGCTCTTCTTATTTTATGTACGGGGTATGTCTTATGCTGGGTGGCGTATGTTCAGTGGCAAACAACGATTGCTACGCATACGCGTGAGCTGAATATACCTCTTTCTAGCTACAGTTTGCTTTGGACAATTAACGGGATTTTAATTGTAGTCGGTCAGCCTTTGATTGTACCCATCATTCAAAAAGTAGCAAAAACATTAAAAGTACAGGTCCTAATTGGAACGGTTATTTTTGTGGCTTCTTTTGTTATCGTGGTGAATGCTACAACATTTCCGCAGTTCTTAACAGCAATGGTTGTGTTAACAATTGGAGAAATGTTCGTTTGGCCAGCCATTCCGGCTGTTGCAAGTCATTTGGCTCCATCTGGAAAAGAAGGATTTTATCAAGGTGTAGTTAACAGCATGGCTACTGCAGGTAAAATGATTGGTCCTCTCTTTGGAGGCGTTATTTTCGATGCGTTTAATATGTCTACACTGTGCTATTTATTAATTGGACTATTGCTATTCAGCATGTGTACAACATGGATATACGATTATAAATTAAAAGAAAAACGTCAGCGTTCATTAACCATCTCTAAATAA
- a CDS encoding YtzC family protein: MTTRQAVDQLMQQCEDAIRFGQGQLQEGMKQEHYNDTEYTKAQEKLENAYKEIEEFSHSANAQQREQLYRMRLQVQQLQNKLITTQH, from the coding sequence ATGACAACTCGTCAAGCAGTGGATCAACTTATGCAACAGTGTGAAGATGCTATTCGCTTTGGACAAGGTCAGTTGCAGGAAGGCATGAAGCAAGAACATTATAACGACACTGAATATACAAAAGCACAGGAAAAATTAGAAAATGCTTATAAAGAAATTGAAGAGTTTTCTCACAGTGCAAATGCACAGCAAAGAGAGCAGCTATATCGCATGCGCCTGCAAGTTCAGCAGCTGCAAAATAAATTGATCACAACTCAGCATTAA
- a CDS encoding TIGR01212 family radical SAM protein (This family includes YhcC from E. coli K-12, an uncharacterized radical SAM protein.), producing the protein MSQTNPFPYKSENKRYHTWNYHLRNHFGHKVFKVALDGGFDCPNRDGTVAHGGCTFCSAAGSGDFAGNRADDLVTQFNEISEKMHHKWKDGKYVAYFQAFTNTHAPVEELREKYEAVLKLPGVVGLSIATRPDCLPDDVVEYLAELNERTYLWVELGLQTVHERTSLLINRAHDHQCYVDGVAKLRKHGIRVCSHIINGLPLETPDMMMETVREVAKLDVQGIKIHLLHLLKGTPMVKQYEKGLVEFLSFEEYVKLVCDQLEVIPPEMIVHRITGDGPIDLMVGPMWSVNKWSVLNAIDQELQRRQSYQGKYYEKELMENENRTYPAFCPHIAD; encoded by the coding sequence TTGAGTCAGACAAACCCATTTCCGTATAAATCTGAAAACAAACGTTATCACACCTGGAATTACCACTTACGTAACCACTTTGGCCATAAGGTATTTAAAGTAGCCTTAGATGGAGGATTTGATTGTCCAAACAGAGACGGCACGGTAGCTCACGGCGGCTGTACGTTTTGCAGTGCTGCTGGCTCAGGGGATTTTGCTGGAAACAGAGCGGATGACCTCGTGACACAATTTAATGAAATCAGTGAAAAAATGCATCATAAATGGAAAGACGGAAAATACGTTGCTTATTTTCAAGCATTTACTAATACTCATGCTCCTGTCGAGGAGCTTCGTGAAAAATATGAAGCCGTCTTAAAGCTTCCCGGAGTTGTTGGGCTTTCTATCGCCACGCGCCCTGACTGTCTCCCCGACGATGTGGTGGAATACTTGGCTGAATTAAATGAACGAACTTATCTATGGGTAGAACTTGGACTGCAAACTGTTCATGAACGAACTTCACTGCTTATTAACCGGGCACACGATCATCAATGCTATGTAGATGGGGTAGCAAAGCTTCGAAAACACGGTATTCGCGTATGTTCTCACATCATTAATGGTTTGCCTTTAGAAACACCTGATATGATGATGGAAACCGTACGTGAAGTAGCAAAATTAGACGTTCAAGGAATTAAGATTCATCTGCTTCATTTACTAAAAGGAACTCCTATGGTCAAACAGTATGAAAAGGGCCTTGTTGAATTTCTTTCATTTGAAGAATACGTAAAGCTTGTATGTGATCAGCTCGAAGTAATCCCTCCTGAGATGATTGTTCATCGTATTACAGGCGATGGACCGATAGACCTCATGGTTGGACCGATGTGGAGCGTAAATAAGTGGAGCGTATTAAATGCCATTGATCAAGAGCTCCAACGTCGTCAAAGCTATCAAGGAAAATATTACGAAAAAGAGTTGATGGAAAATGAAAATAGAACGTATCCTGCCTTTTGCCCGCACATTGCTGACTAA
- a CDS encoding class I SAM-dependent methyltransferase, producing MKIERILPFARTLLTNAVAQGDVAIDATAGNGHDTLFLANLVGDTGHVYGFDIQPQAIQATQQRLTEHHVENRVTLIQESHSNINLLPRSIKRRVTGAVFNLGYLPGGDKDIVTTSETTISAIEQLLDLLAPEGVIVLVIYHGHEQGKQERDDLLTYVQNLDQKDVHVLQYRFMNQQNNPPFIIAIEKR from the coding sequence ATGAAAATAGAACGTATCCTGCCTTTTGCCCGCACATTGCTGACTAATGCTGTGGCCCAAGGAGATGTCGCGATTGATGCCACAGCAGGAAATGGACATGATACATTGTTCTTAGCTAACTTAGTCGGAGATACAGGTCATGTATATGGATTTGATATTCAACCTCAAGCCATTCAAGCAACTCAACAGCGATTGACAGAACACCATGTAGAAAACAGAGTAACACTTATCCAAGAAAGCCACAGCAATATAAACTTGCTTCCTCGTTCTATCAAAAGACGAGTCACGGGCGCTGTCTTTAATTTAGGTTATTTACCAGGTGGAGATAAAGACATTGTCACCACTTCTGAAACAACAATCTCTGCAATTGAGCAGTTACTTGATTTGCTAGCACCTGAAGGAGTGATTGTGCTCGTTATTTATCATGGACACGAACAAGGGAAACAAGAAAGAGACGATTTACTAACGTATGTCCAAAATCTTGACCAAAAAGACGTTCACGTTTTACAATATCGTTTCATGAATCAGCAAAACAACCCTCCCTTCATCATTGCTATTGAAAAAAGATAA
- a CDS encoding tetraprenyl-beta-curcumene synthase family protein, with the protein MKIPSHPISLMRKIYREVFPVVHHELNHWRERAKEIPNKELRTQALASIDTKTFHCEGGGILSILAKENMIECVKFIVAYQTISDYLDNLCDRSNSLDPKDFAALHESMPDALTPHAPLGDYYRFRADKDDGGYLAGLVQTCQQSLRKACNYHIVSSHLLELANYYCDLQIHKHVEIKERVPRLENWFDAHRHSVPEMEWYEFSACSGSTLGIFCLVAYSFQEEMTEEMTQKIKAGYFPYIQGLHILLDYLIDQEEDKAGGDLNFCFYYPHYQQMMDRFLHFVVKADEYAKKLPDYHFHCFIYKGLLGVYLSDQKVRAQKHVHVNARRLIKAGGALSYFFYINGRLYRMLKR; encoded by the coding sequence ATGAAGATTCCGTCTCATCCTATTTCATTAATGAGAAAAATTTATCGAGAAGTGTTTCCTGTCGTTCATCATGAGCTTAATCATTGGCGCGAACGAGCAAAAGAGATTCCTAATAAAGAATTGCGTACTCAAGCATTGGCAAGTATCGATACAAAAACTTTTCATTGTGAAGGAGGCGGTATCCTATCGATTTTAGCGAAAGAAAACATGATTGAATGCGTGAAATTTATTGTTGCCTACCAAACAATCAGCGATTACTTAGATAACTTATGTGACCGCAGCAATTCGCTAGACCCTAAAGATTTTGCCGCCTTACATGAATCGATGCCAGATGCGTTGACTCCTCATGCACCTCTTGGGGATTACTATCGTTTTCGAGCGGATAAAGACGACGGAGGATACTTAGCCGGACTTGTCCAGACTTGTCAGCAGTCCTTGCGAAAAGCTTGTAATTACCATATAGTCTCTTCACATTTATTAGAACTAGCTAATTATTATTGTGATTTGCAAATACATAAGCATGTTGAAATCAAGGAAAGAGTTCCACGATTAGAGAATTGGTTCGATGCTCACCGGCACAGTGTTCCTGAAATGGAGTGGTATGAATTTTCAGCGTGCTCTGGTTCAACGTTAGGAATTTTTTGTTTAGTTGCTTATAGCTTTCAAGAAGAGATGACGGAAGAAATGACGCAGAAAATAAAAGCAGGATATTTTCCTTATATTCAAGGCTTACATATTTTACTCGATTATTTAATTGACCAAGAAGAAGATAAAGCAGGAGGAGATTTGAACTTTTGTTTTTATTATCCTCATTATCAGCAAATGATGGATCGCTTTTTGCATTTTGTCGTAAAAGCAGACGAATATGCTAAAAAACTGCCGGATTATCACTTTCACTGCTTTATCTATAAAGGACTCTTGGGCGTTTATTTGTCGGATCAAAAAGTGCGGGCACAAAAACATGTTCATGTGAATGCACGTAGGTTAATAAAAGCGGGGGGAGCCCTCAGCTACTTTTTCTATATCAACGGACGCTTGTACCGAATGTTAAAAAGATAA
- a CDS encoding alpha/beta fold hydrolase — MHKWEAVNPKGVIVMVHGAAEHHGRYRWLIEMWRSVGMHVIMGDLPGQGLTTRRRGHILSFDEYVYEVEEWVREAQKYDLPIFLLGHSMGGLAVIRTLQTKNLPIWGAILSSPCLGLKEQVPAYLDMLSKGLNKVMPNKLFDLGLTVEKATRNQEVRDEDENDSLYVTKVSVRWYRELIQAVNLAFKDIDRLPDVPLLVMQAGEDKIIEKLIVRQWFDEIELSEKIYKEWSQLYHEIFNEPEREYVFTYAKSFVDLHI; from the coding sequence ATGCATAAATGGGAAGCAGTAAATCCAAAAGGCGTTATTGTCATGGTCCATGGAGCAGCGGAGCATCACGGACGCTATCGCTGGCTGATTGAGATGTGGCGTTCGGTTGGAATGCACGTAATTATGGGAGACCTTCCTGGCCAAGGCTTAACAACAAGAAGAAGAGGACATATCCTATCCTTTGATGAATATGTGTATGAAGTGGAAGAATGGGTACGTGAAGCGCAAAAATATGATTTGCCTATTTTCCTGTTAGGCCACAGTATGGGAGGACTGGCGGTTATTCGTACGCTCCAGACAAAAAACCTTCCTATATGGGGTGCGATTCTTTCCTCTCCTTGTCTAGGATTAAAAGAGCAAGTACCGGCTTATTTAGATATGCTATCTAAAGGGTTAAATAAAGTCATGCCGAACAAACTTTTCGATTTAGGTCTCACTGTTGAAAAAGCAACAAGAAACCAAGAAGTTCGAGATGAAGATGAAAATGACTCACTGTATGTTACAAAAGTTTCTGTAAGATGGTACCGGGAATTGATCCAAGCTGTCAACTTAGCTTTTAAAGATATCGATCGTTTGCCTGATGTCCCGCTTCTTGTGATGCAGGCAGGAGAAGATAAAATTATTGAAAAGCTGATTGTTAGGCAGTGGTTTGATGAAATAGAGCTAAGTGAAAAAATCTACAAAGAATGGTCTCAGCTGTATCACGAAATCTTTAATGAGCCTGAAAGAGAATACGTTTTTACATATGCGAAAAGTTTTGTCGATCTTCACATTTAA
- a CDS encoding gamma carbonic anhydrase family protein, translating to MIYPYKEKMPTIAPSCFIADYVTITGDVTIGEESSIWFNTVIRGDVSPTIIGKRVNIQDQSTLHQSPNAPLLIEDDVTVGHQVILHSSIIRKRALIGMGSIILDGAEIGEGAFIGAGSLVPPGKKIPPNTLALGRPAKVIRTLTEEDLKDMQRIRTEYVEKGQYYKSIKKSDSSL from the coding sequence ATGATTTATCCGTATAAAGAAAAAATGCCTACCATTGCACCCAGCTGCTTCATCGCAGACTATGTCACGATTACTGGAGATGTCACCATTGGTGAAGAAAGCAGCATTTGGTTTAACACTGTTATTAGAGGAGATGTTTCACCTACGATTATTGGTAAACGAGTAAATATACAAGATCAATCAACACTCCATCAAAGTCCAAATGCTCCTTTGCTTATTGAGGATGATGTAACAGTAGGACATCAAGTTATTTTACATAGCTCCATCATCCGCAAACGCGCGCTCATTGGCATGGGTTCTATTATTTTAGACGGGGCGGAAATTGGTGAAGGTGCTTTTATCGGTGCTGGAAGCTTAGTGCCTCCCGGTAAAAAAATACCCCCTAATACTCTCGCACTCGGCCGACCTGCTAAAGTGATCCGCACTCTGACAGAAGAGGATTTAAAAGATATGCAGCGCATTCGTACAGAATATGTAGAAAAAGGGCAGTATTATAAATCTATTAAGAAATCTGATTCTTCATTATAA
- a CDS encoding phosphatase PAP2 family protein: MKAKLIQYVYDAECRLFKSVNQHFDRKHLNRFLRLLTHAGGATFTIVIACLLLFLHPSSVAYACAFSLAVSHIPVAIAKKLYPRKRPYIQLKYTKVLENPLKDHSFPSGHTTAIFSLVTPLMIVYPAFTTVLLPLAVTVGISRIYLGLHYPTDVMVGLILGIFSGTVSLNIFLT; the protein is encoded by the coding sequence ATGAAAGCCAAGTTAATTCAGTATGTATATGATGCCGAATGCCGATTATTCAAAAGCGTAAACCAACATTTTGATCGAAAGCACTTAAATAGATTTTTACGTTTACTAACTCACGCTGGCGGAGCCACGTTTACCATTGTGATAGCGTGCTTACTGCTATTTCTGCATCCTTCATCTGTCGCTTACGCTTGTGCGTTTTCTCTAGCCGTTAGTCATATTCCTGTCGCCATTGCTAAAAAACTATATCCGAGAAAACGACCTTATATTCAATTAAAATATACAAAAGTATTAGAAAATCCATTAAAAGATCATTCATTTCCATCTGGGCATACAACAGCTATTTTTTCGTTGGTTACCCCTCTTATGATTGTTTATCCAGCCTTCACTACCGTTCTTTTGCCTCTTGCAGTAACGGTAGGAATTTCAAGAATTTATCTCGGTCTGCACTATCCGACGGATGTCATGGTAGGCCTGATACTGGGCATCTTTTCAGGTACTGTGTCACTGAACATATTTTTAACTTAA
- a CDS encoding glycosyltransferase family 4 protein, whose product MRIALFTDTFAPEVNGAAKTLYQFTQYVKSKQIPIQVFAPEFAHDQSFSTYVHRSPSMPFFLYPNSRFSLPNVLKIKKQLQEFNPSIIHLATPFTMGLCGSYYGKRLGVPLVGSYHTNFDDYLSHYELEKMRVPLQKYMKWFYKPVQKIFAPSEVTKQQLEEQGFHNVSIWSRGVNHKLFHPHYDRFDIRIKYNIKKPYILTYVGRLAKEKNADFLIKIARSLPDHIRHQIHWVIVGDGPLKEQMQQQASEHMTFTGFLEGKQLAHIYSSSDLFVFPSETETFGNVVLESLASGTPVVAANAGGVKQMVQHGRNGYLCKPHSLEEFSSAITGLLDDLHQRLHFGHAARHYALTQSWDAIFQHLLSEYEGVVEKSAAGIQWA is encoded by the coding sequence ATGAGAATTGCTTTATTTACGGATACATTTGCTCCAGAAGTTAACGGAGCTGCTAAAACACTTTATCAGTTTACCCAGTATGTCAAATCAAAGCAAATTCCCATCCAGGTATTTGCTCCTGAATTTGCTCATGATCAGTCATTTTCAACGTATGTTCACCGTTCGCCCAGCATGCCGTTTTTCCTTTATCCAAACAGCCGCTTTTCATTGCCAAACGTTCTAAAAATTAAAAAGCAGCTGCAGGAATTCAATCCTTCTATTATTCATTTGGCCACTCCTTTTACAATGGGGCTTTGCGGCTCCTATTACGGGAAAAGATTAGGTGTTCCTCTTGTCGGCTCTTATCATACCAATTTTGATGATTATTTATCTCACTATGAACTTGAAAAAATGCGTGTACCACTGCAAAAATATATGAAATGGTTTTATAAACCTGTACAAAAAATATTCGCTCCCTCTGAAGTGACCAAACAGCAGCTAGAAGAACAAGGGTTTCACAACGTATCTATTTGGTCGCGAGGAGTAAATCATAAATTATTTCATCCCCACTATGACCGCTTCGATATTCGTATTAAATATAATATTAAAAAGCCCTACATTTTAACATATGTAGGAAGATTAGCTAAAGAAAAGAACGCTGATTTTTTAATAAAAATTGCACGATCTCTACCTGATCATATCCGCCATCAAATTCACTGGGTTATTGTGGGAGACGGCCCTTTAAAAGAACAAATGCAACAGCAAGCATCTGAGCATATGACATTTACAGGCTTCCTTGAAGGTAAGCAACTTGCTCATATCTATTCATCATCTGATTTGTTTGTTTTTCCTTCAGAAACAGAAACCTTCGGAAATGTTGTACTGGAGTCTCTTGCTTCTGGAACTCCTGTAGTGGCAGCAAATGCAGGAGGAGTTAAACAGATGGTTCAGCACGGGCGAAACGGCTACCTTTGCAAACCTCACTCCTTAGAAGAATTCAGTTCGGCTATTACAGGTTTACTCGATGATTTGCACCAGCGGCTTCACTTTGGCCATGCAGCGAGACACTATGCTCTTACTCAATCATGGGACGCCATTTTTCAGCATTTGCTTTCAGAATATGAAGGCGTCGTAGAAAAATCTGCTGCAGGTATTCAATGGGCATAA
- the metK gene encoding methionine adenosyltransferase — protein sequence MSTQRRLFTSESVTEGHPDKICDQISDSILDAILAKDPNARVACETSVTTGLVLVSGEITTSTYVDIPKTVRETIKGIGYTRAKYGFDAETCAVLTSIDEQSADIAAGVDQALEAREGQMSDEEIEAIGAGDQGLMFGYACNETKELMPLPISLAHKLARRLTEVRKEEILPYLRPDGKTQVTVEYDENNKPVRIDTIVISTQHHPEVTLEQIQRNLKEYVINPVVPNELIDENTKYFINPTGRFVIGGPQGDAGLTGRKIIVDTYGGYARHGGGAFSGKDATKVDRSAAYAARYVAKNIVAADLADKCEVQLAYAIGVAQPVSISIDTFGTGKVSEEVLVDVVRKNFDLRPAGIIKMLDLRRPIYKQTAAYGHFGRTDVELPWEFTDKAEALKTQALAK from the coding sequence ATGTCAACACAACGTCGTCTGTTCACGTCAGAATCTGTTACAGAGGGACATCCCGATAAAATTTGTGACCAAATTTCTGACTCAATTCTTGATGCTATCCTAGCAAAGGATCCAAATGCTCGTGTTGCTTGTGAAACAAGCGTAACAACTGGTTTAGTTTTAGTAAGTGGTGAAATTACAACTTCTACTTACGTAGATATTCCTAAAACAGTTCGCGAAACAATTAAAGGAATTGGCTATACTCGTGCAAAATACGGATTTGATGCTGAAACTTGTGCAGTATTAACATCTATCGACGAGCAGTCAGCTGATATCGCTGCTGGTGTAGACCAAGCGTTAGAAGCACGTGAAGGTCAAATGTCAGATGAAGAAATCGAAGCAATCGGAGCTGGAGACCAAGGCTTAATGTTTGGTTATGCATGTAACGAAACAAAAGAATTAATGCCTCTTCCAATTTCATTAGCTCATAAACTTGCTCGCCGTCTAACAGAAGTACGTAAAGAAGAAATTCTTCCTTACCTTCGCCCGGATGGTAAAACACAAGTAACAGTTGAATATGATGAAAACAACAAACCTGTTCGCATCGATACAATTGTTATTTCAACTCAGCATCATCCAGAAGTAACGTTAGAGCAAATTCAACGTAACTTAAAAGAATATGTTATTAATCCAGTTGTTCCAAACGAGTTAATTGATGAAAATACAAAGTATTTCATTAACCCAACAGGCCGTTTCGTAATCGGCGGTCCTCAAGGAGATGCTGGTTTAACTGGTCGTAAAATTATCGTTGATACTTACGGCGGATATGCTCGTCATGGCGGCGGTGCATTCTCTGGTAAGGACGCAACAAAAGTAGACCGTTCAGCAGCTTATGCAGCTCGGTATGTTGCGAAAAACATTGTAGCAGCTGATCTTGCTGATAAATGTGAAGTACAACTAGCATATGCGATTGGTGTTGCGCAACCAGTATCTATTTCAATTGATACATTCGGTACAGGAAAAGTTTCCGAAGAAGTACTAGTAGACGTAGTACGCAAAAACTTTGACCTACGTCCAGCAGGCATCATTAAAATGCTTGATTTACGTCGCCCAATTTATAAGCAAACAGCAGCTTACGGCCACTTTGGTCGTACGGATGTGGAGCTTCCTTGGGAGTTCACAGACAAAGCGGAAGCATTAAAAACTCAAGCTTTAGCTAAATAA